One genomic region from Sphingobacterium multivorum encodes:
- a CDS encoding Gfo/Idh/MocA family protein, producing MKHLIRLVFLLLFFQQVAQASERLKVAVAGLNHDHVFLLLNLYKDKKVDIIGIAEPNQTLSNKIRTQYNLPDAIFYHDLPSLLKHIKPDAVLAYNPTNEHIDVAETCLPLKIPVMVEKPLATTLSDAKRIAFLSKQFETPFLVNYETTWYKSNQQLKQLVDKDEIGKITRILVKDGHEGPKEIGCSNYFLDWLTDPKKNGGGAIMDFGCYGANLMTWLKNGERPISVTAFTQQLKPEVYPKVDDNATIILSYRDGSTGIIQASWAWPYSVKDLQVFGTKAQLYAKNDKELFKYKQQNDPPTNVPTTVSYFENHIAYLEQVLKDALVPENDLGSIHNNVTVVEILEAAKRSAKEGKSILLK from the coding sequence ATGAAGCATCTTATCCGCCTAGTTTTCCTGCTCCTATTCTTCCAACAAGTTGCACAGGCCAGTGAGCGACTTAAAGTTGCTGTTGCGGGGCTCAACCATGACCACGTGTTCTTGCTTTTAAATTTATATAAGGATAAAAAAGTCGATATTATCGGTATTGCTGAACCGAATCAAACCTTATCAAACAAAATCCGAACGCAGTATAATTTACCTGACGCAATCTTCTATCATGACTTGCCCAGTTTATTGAAACATATCAAGCCGGACGCGGTGCTGGCCTACAATCCAACCAATGAGCATATCGACGTCGCAGAGACCTGTCTCCCGCTCAAGATCCCTGTCATGGTAGAAAAGCCTCTTGCGACGACTCTTTCTGACGCAAAACGTATTGCATTTTTGTCCAAACAGTTCGAAACGCCCTTTTTGGTGAATTACGAAACGACCTGGTATAAAAGCAATCAACAACTGAAGCAGCTGGTCGACAAGGATGAAATTGGAAAAATCACACGTATACTTGTAAAAGACGGGCACGAAGGACCAAAAGAAATCGGCTGTAGCAATTACTTCCTTGACTGGCTTACTGACCCGAAAAAAAACGGCGGCGGTGCAATTATGGATTTTGGCTGTTATGGCGCCAATCTGATGACCTGGCTCAAAAATGGAGAAAGGCCAATTTCGGTGACGGCCTTTACACAACAGCTCAAACCCGAGGTTTATCCAAAGGTAGACGACAATGCCACCATCATACTGAGCTACCGTGACGGCAGCACGGGCATTATTCAAGCTTCTTGGGCTTGGCCATACAGTGTTAAAGATCTGCAGGTATTTGGCACAAAAGCTCAGCTCTACGCCAAAAATGATAAAGAGCTCTTCAAATACAAACAACAGAATGATCCACCTACGAATGTACCGACTACGGTCTCCTATTTTGAGAACCATATTGCCTATCTGGAACAGGTCCTGAAAGATGCCCTGGTGCCAGAAAATGATCTTGGATCGATCCACAATAATGTCACTGTAGTCGAAAT
- a CDS encoding sulfatase-like hydrolase/transferase gives MNILFTFGIPVFGQQHPNVIVILSDDGGYDDFGCYGGKEVYTPNIDALAQNGVRFQSAYASASVCAPSRAGLLSGRYQQRFGFEHNISKRPTAGVAPEDIGMDTQVATIADFMKYNGYKTVAIGKWHQGDGPQFNPLKRGFDHFYGFIGGDRPYFPIQGAVKPKQLLYDDQRVVPEDSIRYLTETLTDKAISYVHQYRSQPFFMYLAFNAVHTPVEAPLKTIEKYKNVADPLRRAYLAMLDNMDENIGRLVNHLKQEGLYENTLIIFMNDNGAATNNGADNGQLRGLKGSKWEGGIRVPLIMQWPAKLPKGITSDAMVSGMDILPTSIDAIKGKKIPRQQIDGISLLSSYKDVKNGHDYLFWRRGIARAVRHKEWKLIVVKDDPILLFNLKDDLREQHNLAAKYPERVKEMLHKLTEWEKGLEKPKWLSSVLDNDQNQLMKHRMDVVGRAAERQYP, from the coding sequence GTGAATATACTCTTTACGTTTGGGATTCCTGTATTTGGGCAGCAACATCCTAACGTTATTGTCATCTTGAGCGACGATGGAGGTTATGATGATTTTGGTTGTTACGGCGGCAAGGAGGTCTACACCCCAAATATTGATGCACTTGCACAAAATGGGGTGCGTTTTCAGTCGGCCTATGCCTCAGCTTCGGTGTGCGCTCCTTCTCGCGCGGGATTACTTTCTGGCCGATATCAACAGCGTTTTGGTTTTGAACATAATATTTCCAAACGTCCAACAGCGGGTGTCGCACCAGAGGACATCGGGATGGATACACAGGTAGCCACCATCGCCGACTTTATGAAGTATAACGGCTATAAAACTGTGGCCATTGGCAAATGGCATCAGGGGGATGGTCCACAATTTAATCCGCTTAAACGTGGATTTGATCATTTCTATGGTTTTATTGGCGGCGACCGTCCTTACTTCCCAATCCAGGGAGCCGTTAAGCCAAAGCAGCTGCTTTATGACGATCAACGTGTAGTCCCCGAAGATTCGATTCGTTATTTGACAGAAACATTGACTGATAAAGCAATTTCGTATGTTCATCAGTATAGAAGCCAGCCTTTTTTTATGTATTTAGCATTCAATGCTGTGCATACACCCGTCGAAGCACCCCTGAAGACCATTGAAAAGTATAAAAATGTAGCCGATCCATTGCGACGGGCTTATCTGGCTATGTTGGACAATATGGATGAAAATATTGGACGTCTGGTCAACCATTTAAAGCAAGAAGGACTTTATGAAAACACCTTAATCATTTTTATGAATGATAATGGTGCGGCAACAAATAATGGTGCAGACAATGGGCAATTGCGTGGTTTAAAGGGATCAAAATGGGAAGGTGGAATTCGGGTTCCCCTTATTATGCAATGGCCAGCCAAACTACCGAAAGGGATAACATCCGATGCCATGGTATCGGGTATGGATATTTTACCCACGAGCATCGACGCAATAAAAGGTAAGAAAATCCCTAGGCAGCAAATCGATGGCATCAGTTTGCTATCTTCCTATAAGGATGTGAAAAATGGGCACGACTATTTATTTTGGCGCCGGGGGATTGCACGTGCTGTACGACATAAAGAGTGGAAGCTGATTGTGGTTAAAGATGATCCGATTTTGTTATTCAATCTTAAGGATGATCTTCGGGAGCAGCACAATCTGGCCGCGAAATATCCTGAGCGTGTAAAGGAGATGCTGCATAAACTGACGGAATGGGAAAAGGGACTGGAGAAACCAAAATGGCTAAGCTCCGTATTGGATAATGATCAAAATCAACTGATGAAACACCGGATGGATGTCGTCGGACGTGCCGCAGAACGACAATATCCTTAA